One window of the Ictidomys tridecemlineatus isolate mIctTri1 chromosome 11, mIctTri1.hap1, whole genome shotgun sequence genome contains the following:
- the Znf691 gene encoding zinc finger protein 691, with amino-acid sequence MGSEKEQSPEPHLPEEGEAGKPWRVDGSEGSHIPSGEKDHGQENPLMRPQGTQSEEPWQKIIAPAEGPENPIAPPKPEAEEKPFICVQCGKTFTNTSNLRTHLRIHTGEKPYKCSECGKSFSRSSNRIRHERIHLEEKHYKCPKCQECFRRRSDLTTHQQDHLGKRPYRCDICGKSFSQSATLAGHYRTHLEPAPYICCECGKSFSNSSSFGVHHRTHTGERPYECAECGRTFSDISNFGAHQRTHRGEKPYRCTLCGKHFSRSSNLIRHQKTHLGEQNGKDSS; translated from the coding sequence ATGGGCAGTGAGAAGGAGCAGAGTCCAGAACCACACCTGCCTGAGGAAGGGGAAGCGGGTAAGCCTTGGAGAGTGGATGGCTCAGAGGGTTCTCACATCCCATCTGGGGAAAAGGACCATGGGCAGGAGAACCCACTGATGAGGCCACAAGGAACACAGTCAGAAGAGCCATGGCAGAAAATCATTGCCCCAGCTGAAGGACCAGAGAATCCTATTGCTCCTCCAAAGCCTGAGGCAGAGGAGAAGCCCTTTATATGTGTTCAGTGTGGCAAAACCTTCACCAATACCTCTAACCTGAGAACACACCTACGGATCCACACTGGTGAGAAGCCTTACAAGTGTTCCGAATGTGGTAAGAGCTTTTCCCGAAGCTCCAACCGCATCCGGCATGAACGGATCCACCTGGAAGAGAAGCACTACAAATGTCCCAAGTGTCAGGAGTGCTTTCGGCGGCGCTCAGACCTCACCACGCACCAGCAAGATCACCTGGGCAAGCGGCCGTACCGCTGCGATATCTGTGGTAAGAGCTTCAGCCAGAGTGCCACACTGGCTGGGCATTATCGGACCCACCTGGAGCCAGCGCCCTACATCTGCTGTGAGTGTGGGAAGAGCTTCAGCAACAGCTCCAGCTTTGGAGTACACCACCGCACCCATACTGGTGAGAGGCCATACGAATGTGCTGAATGCGGGCGGACCTTCAGTGATATCTCCAACTTTGGAGCACACCAGAGGACCCACAGAGGGGAGAAGCCCTACCGGTGCACTCTTTGTGGGAAGCATTTCTCCCGGAGCTCAAATCTTATTCGTCATCAGAAAACACACTTGGGTGAGCAGAATGGGAAAGATTCCAGCTGA